In Nicotiana tabacum cultivar K326 chromosome 17, ASM71507v2, whole genome shotgun sequence, one DNA window encodes the following:
- the LOC107764785 gene encoding elongation factor 1-alpha-like isoform X2, with protein MGKEKVHINIVVIGHVDSGKSTTTGHLIYKLGGIDKRVIERFEKEAAEMNKRSFKYAWVLDKLKAERERGITIDIALWKFETTKYYCTVIDAPGHRDFIKNMITGTSQADCAVLIIDSTTGGFEAGISKDGQTREHALLAFTLGVKQMICCCNKMDATTPKYSKARYDEIVKEVSSYLKKVGYNPDKIPFVPISGFEGDNMIERSTNLDWYKGPTLLEALDQINEPKRPTDKPLRLPLQDVYKIGGIGTVPVGRVETGVLKPGMLVTFGPTGLTTEVKSVEMHHEALQEALPGDNVGFNVKNVAVKDLKRGYVASNSKDDPAKGAASFTSQVIIMNHPGQIGNGYAPVLDCHTSHIAVKFAEILTKIDRRSGKELEKEPKFLKNGDAGMVKMIPTKPMVVETFSEYPPLGRFAVRDMRQTVAVGVIKNVDKKDPTGAKVTKAAQKKK; from the exons ATGGGTAAAGAGAAGGTTCACATCAACATTGTGGTCATTGGCCACGTCGACTCTGGAAAGTCGACCACCACTGGCCATTTGATCTACAAGCTTGGTGGTATTGACAAGCGTGTTATTGAGAGGTTCGAGAAGGAAGCTGCTGAGATGAACAAGAGGTCATTCAAGTATGCCTGGGTGCTTGACAAGCTTAAGGCTGAACGTGAGCGTGGTATCACCATTGATATTGCCTTGTGGAAGTTTGAGACCACTAAGTACTACTGCACTGTGATTGATGCCCCTGGACACAGGGACTTTATCAAGAACATGATCACTGGTACTTCCCAGGCTGATTGTGCTGTTCTTATTATTGACTCTACCACTGGTGGTTTTGAAGCTGGTATTTCCAAGGATGGTCAGACCCGTGAGCACGCATTGCTTGCTTTCACCCTTGGTGTCAAGCAAATGATTTGCTGCTGCAACAAG ATGGATGCTACCACCCCAAAGTACTCCAAGGCTAGGTATGATGAAATTGTGAAGGAAGTTTCTTCCTATCTCAAGAAGGTTGGTTACAACCCTGACAAGATTCCCTTTGTCCCCATCTCTGGTTTCGAGGGGGACAATATGATTGAGAGGTCTACCAACCTTGACTGGTACAAGGGGCCAACCCTCCTTGAGGCTCTTGACCAGATTAATGAGCCCAAGAGGCCCACAGACAAACCCCTACGTCTTCCACTTCAGGACGTTTACAAGATTGGTGGTATTGGTACCGTCCCTGTTGGTCGTGTTGAAACAGGTGTCCTCAAGCCTGGTATGCTCGTGACCTTTGGGCCTACTGGTCTGACAACTGAAGTCAAGTCTGTAGAGATGCATCACGAAGCTCTCCAGGAGGCACTCCCTGGTGACAATGTTGGGTTCAATGTTAAGAATGTTGCTGTTAAGGATCTCAAGCGTGGTTATGTTGCCTCAAACTCCAAGGATGACCCAGCCAAAGGGGCTGCCAGTTTCACCTCCCAGGTCATCATCATGAACCATCCTGGTCAGATCGGAAATGGATATGCACCAGTTCTCGACTGCCACACTTCCCACATTGCTGTCAAGTTCGCTGAGATCTTGACCAAGATTGACAGACGTTCTGGTAAGGAACTTGAGAAGGAGCCTAAGTTCTTGAAGAATGGTGATGCTGGTATGGTTAAGATGATTCCTACCAAGCCTATGGTTGTTGAGACCTTCTCCGAGTACCCACCATTGGGTCGTTTCGCTGTGAGGGACATGCGTCAGACTGTTGCTGTTGGTGTCATCAAGAATGTCGACAAGAAGGACCCAACCGGTGCCAAGGTCACCAAAGCTGCTCAGAAGAAGAAGTGA